The Impatiens glandulifera chromosome 3, dImpGla2.1, whole genome shotgun sequence genome contains a region encoding:
- the LOC124929896 gene encoding probable CCR4-associated factor 1 homolog 11, which yields MTSNHSIIREVWNYNVSEEIDMIYKIFPFTPFVSFDTEFPGTIYKPDVPNYCLSSLPPETNYSYMKANVDALKLIQIGLTLSTSPNPLSGSVRSFVWQFNIKDFDIDSDVHNSDSIALLKNQGIDFARNRVDGIDSGLLVSMLTDCGVLGSKIPRVWITFHGAYDFGFIVKILTGSPLPSDPIMFMVLVRQIFGESVFDLKHVMKSFNGLYGGLDRLATTLQVERRPGTQSHQAGSDSLLIMEVFYKLRQDYLDKLPLCKINGFKNIIHGLELSLIRAYQPQPQFQPHYILIPYY from the coding sequence ATGACTTCCAACCACAGTATCATTCGTGAAGTTTGGAACTATAATGTTAGTGAAGAGATtgatatgatttataaaatatttcctTTCACACCGTTTGTGTCATTCGATACGGAATTCCCCGGCACTATCTACAAGCCCGACGTTCCAAACTATTGTCTTTCGAGTCTACCTCCTGAGACTAACTATTCTTATATGAAGGCCAATGTAGACGCACTCAAGTTAATCCAAATTGGTCTAACACTTTCAACTTCTCCCAACCCTCTTTCCGGATCCGTACGTTCGTTTGTGTGGCAGTTTAACATCAAAGATTTTGACATTGATTCAGATGTTCACAACTCAGACTCTATAGCACTTTTAAAAAATCAGGGTATTGACTTTGCAAGGAACAGAGTAGATGGGATTGATTCGGGATTGTTAGTCTCTATGTTGACGGATTGTGGAGTGTTGGGCTCTAAGATTCCTCGCGTTTGGATCACTTTTCATGGTGCATATGACTTTGGATTCATCGTCAAGATTCTAACCGGGAGTCCCCTTCCATCGGATCCGATCATGTTCATGGTTCTAGTTAGGCAAATATTTGGGGAATCAGTTTTTGACCTCAAACACGTTATGAAGTCTTTCAATGGACTCTACGGTGGGTTAGACCGATTGGCGACTACTCTTCAAGTGGAAAGAAGACCGGGCACTCAGAGTCATCAAGCTGGTTCAGATAGTCTTCTTATTATGGAAGTATTTTATAAACTCCGACAAGATTATTTGGATAAACTTCCTCTTTGCAAAATCAATGGATTCAAAAACATTATTCATGGACTTGAGTTATCCTTAATTCGTGCCTATCAACCTCAACCTCAATTTCAACCTCATTATATTCTTATACCTTATTATTAA